From a region of the Paenibacillus lutimineralis genome:
- a CDS encoding ABC transporter ATP-binding protein, translated as MIKIDNVRKLYTNEVNIGPLDIEIPKAGLTSLIGPNGAGKSTTLLMIGRLLDMDEGQIKVANMDVSKTKSEDLAKILTILRQENHFVTKLTVRQLAGFGRFPYSKGRLTKEDEAIISKYIDFLDLTDLENRYLDELSGGQRQRAYVAMVLCQETEYVLLDEPLNNLDVARSVQMMEHLRHAANEFGRTILTVMHDINFAAKYSDRICAMKDGRIAAFGTVEEVMDPEILTDIFETKIEIIDGPYGPIAIY; from the coding sequence ATGATAAAAATTGATAATGTTAGAAAGTTGTATACGAATGAGGTAAATATAGGACCTTTGGATATTGAAATACCAAAAGCGGGTCTTACTTCTTTAATTGGGCCAAATGGCGCTGGAAAGTCCACGACACTTTTGATGATCGGAAGACTTTTGGATATGGATGAAGGTCAAATTAAGGTGGCAAATATGGATGTTTCTAAAACGAAATCAGAAGACTTAGCAAAAATTTTGACTATTTTGCGACAAGAAAATCATTTTGTAACGAAGCTAACTGTTAGGCAACTAGCTGGATTTGGACGTTTTCCTTATTCAAAGGGAAGATTAACTAAAGAGGATGAGGCTATTATATCTAAATATATCGATTTTTTAGACTTGACTGATCTAGAAAATAGATATTTAGATGAGCTTTCTGGTGGTCAAAGGCAAAGGGCATATGTAGCAATGGTTTTGTGCCAAGAGACTGAATATGTACTTTTGGACGAGCCTCTGAACAATCTTGATGTTGCTCGTTCTGTTCAAATGATGGAGCATTTGAGGCATGCTGCTAATGAATTTGGAAGAACAATTCTGACTGTTATGCATGATATAAATTTTGCAGCCAAATATTCTGATAGAATCTGTGCTATGAAAGATGGACGAATTGCCGCTTTTGGAACAGTAGAAGAGGTTATGGATCCAGAAATTTTGACAGATATTTTTGAAACGAAAATAGAAATTATCGATGGTCCTTATGGGCCAATAGCGATTTATTAG
- a CDS encoding ABC transporter permease: MPKNIIAGVEKNSQPQLYNHNKIWTKPFILAIIVVIILGIISLFTGAYDIKEQEDGMDMFFITRVPRTAALMLTGAAMSMAGLVMQLITQNRLVEPTTTGTIEWSGLGLLLVYILFPAPSLVLRMTGAIIFSFIGTMIFFMFLRRVKLRSSLIVPIIGMMLGAIISAVSTFVGLVFRMTQNIETWFVGSFAPVQVGRYEYLWFIIIVTFLIFMFADRLTIAGLGEDVSTSLGVNYNRIVLLGTGLISFAVGIVAAVIGNLPFLGLIVPNIVSMYRGDDLRSNLPWVCVLGMGTITVCDIISRTIIMPFEVPVSLILGTVGAVVFIVILLRQRRLR; the protein is encoded by the coding sequence GTGCCGAAAAATATAATTGCCGGGGTTGAGAAAAATTCTCAACCCCAGCTTTATAACCACAATAAAATATGGACAAAACCTTTTATATTAGCGATTATAGTTGTTATTATTTTAGGAATTATATCACTGTTTACTGGAGCTTATGATATAAAGGAACAAGAGGATGGAATGGATATGTTTTTCATCACCCGTGTTCCAAGAACAGCTGCACTAATGCTTACTGGAGCCGCCATGTCCATGGCAGGACTCGTAATGCAACTTATTACACAGAATCGTTTAGTTGAACCTACCACAACAGGAACAATTGAATGGTCAGGTTTGGGACTTCTTCTTGTTTATATATTATTTCCTGCACCATCTTTAGTTCTAAGAATGACTGGTGCAATCATTTTTTCTTTTATAGGAACGATGATTTTCTTTATGTTTTTAAGAAGAGTTAAACTTCGTTCGTCTTTAATTGTTCCGATTATTGGAATGATGCTTGGAGCAATTATTTCCGCAGTTTCCACTTTTGTTGGCCTCGTCTTTCGAATGACGCAAAATATTGAAACTTGGTTTGTAGGTTCTTTTGCACCGGTCCAAGTTGGGAGATATGAATATCTATGGTTCATTATTATCGTTACTTTTCTTATTTTTATGTTTGCTGATCGGTTGACTATAGCTGGACTAGGGGAAGATGTTTCAACAAGTCTTGGAGTAAATTATAATAGGATCGTTCTTCTTGGTACGGGTCTTATTTCTTTTGCAGTTGGAATTGTTGCAGCTGTTATTGGGAATTTACCTTTTTTAGGGTTGATTGTACCCAATATTGTTTCCATGTATAGAGGAGATGATTTGAGGAGTAATTTGCCTTGGGTATGTGTATTAGGAATGGGTACTATAACGGTTTGTGACATTATTTCTCGAACCATTATAATGCCTTTTGAAGTACCTGTCTCTTTAATACTTGGAACAGTGGGAGCAGTCGTATTTATTGTTATTTTATTGAGACAAAGGAGGCTAAGATGA
- a CDS encoding DUF6081 family protein: protein MEEQKIFGDFHTILNEGQVWKMGGFPLPDGSFWEYREPEAVVIVRNGILYVRAPLSRQNNQIQILDNAKHMYYSVEDVIVPEEGEVSFELQIRARTQNTVPGDLYDGYVSLNLLDFTTGAALDFFAGNDKYASVYAVLPFPGVKVPDSDKTKYFCVFKEDTDFEAREFNTYKITYNRAEDEVIFYLNGKEVRRESGVPIKFNRFTIALGIMTEKDISPEGSVSVHGQTVIAEYSPVTVTIKDNN, encoded by the coding sequence ATGGAAGAGCAAAAAATATTCGGAGATTTTCATACGATTCTAAATGAAGGACAAGTCTGGAAAATGGGCGGTTTCCCGCTTCCCGATGGTTCGTTCTGGGAATACCGTGAGCCTGAGGCGGTTGTCATTGTGCGCAATGGAATTCTGTATGTCCGCGCACCATTAAGCCGTCAGAACAATCAAATTCAAATTCTCGATAATGCCAAGCATATGTATTATTCCGTTGAGGATGTCATTGTTCCGGAAGAGGGAGAAGTCAGCTTCGAATTGCAAATTCGTGCCCGTACACAGAATACGGTGCCTGGAGACCTGTACGATGGTTATGTGTCGCTGAACCTGCTTGACTTCACGACGGGCGCGGCGCTGGACTTCTTCGCAGGTAATGATAAATACGCGAGTGTCTACGCAGTATTGCCATTCCCGGGTGTTAAAGTGCCGGATAGTGACAAGACGAAGTATTTCTGTGTGTTCAAGGAGGATACCGACTTCGAAGCGCGTGAATTCAATACTTATAAAATCACTTATAACCGTGCTGAGGATGAGGTTATCTTCTATCTCAACGGGAAAGAAGTTCGCCGGGAGAGCGGTGTTCCAATCAAGTTCAACCGCTTTACGATTGCCTTGGGCATCATGACTGAGAAGGATATTTCCCCGGAAGGCAGTGTGTCCGTGCATGGCCAGACCGTTATTGCAGAGTATTCACCTGTAACGGTAACGATTAAGGACAATAACTAA
- a CDS encoding cytochrome ubiquinol oxidase subunit I, translating into MDPLVLARLQFAVTTIFHFFFVPLSIGLALLIAIMETMYVVKGKEEYKRMAKFWGKLFLINFAVGVVTGIIQEFQFGMNWSDYSRFVGDVFGAPLAVEALFAFFMESTFIGLWIFGWERLSKRVHLLCIWLVAIGTTVSAFWILAANSFMQRPVGFEMNNGRAEMNDFFALIGNGQLWVEFPHTVLGAFSTGAFMIAGISAYKLLRRKDMEFFKKSFKIGVIVGLIASFGTALYGHQQAQYLVKTQPMKMAATEGLWGKSGDPAPWTVYAHINPETGKNSFEIKIPYMLSFLSYSSFSGEVKGMNELQAEYEQTYGPGDYIPPVRTTFWSFRIMVAAGSLMIVLSLYGAYLAWRKKLDNKNTWFYRIMLWSISLPFIANTAGWIMTEIGRQPWTVFGLMQTKDSVSPSVTSGQLLFSLIAFTAIFTVLAISMVYLFVKTIKKGPYAEGTDDSHSIDPFSKEGYHVS; encoded by the coding sequence ATGGATCCGTTAGTGCTTGCACGACTTCAGTTTGCGGTGACGACAATTTTTCACTTCTTCTTCGTTCCGTTGTCTATCGGTCTGGCTCTTCTGATCGCAATCATGGAGACGATGTACGTAGTCAAGGGCAAAGAAGAATACAAGCGCATGGCAAAATTCTGGGGCAAGCTGTTCCTCATTAACTTTGCTGTTGGTGTTGTTACCGGGATTATTCAGGAGTTCCAGTTCGGAATGAACTGGTCCGATTATTCACGCTTTGTCGGTGACGTATTTGGCGCTCCGCTCGCGGTGGAGGCTCTGTTTGCCTTCTTTATGGAGTCGACCTTCATCGGATTATGGATTTTTGGGTGGGAGAGATTGTCAAAGCGAGTTCACTTGCTATGCATCTGGCTCGTCGCTATTGGAACGACTGTATCAGCCTTCTGGATTCTGGCAGCAAACTCATTTATGCAACGTCCGGTTGGTTTTGAAATGAACAATGGGCGAGCAGAAATGAATGACTTTTTCGCTTTGATCGGCAACGGCCAGCTATGGGTTGAATTCCCTCATACTGTGCTGGGTGCATTCTCAACAGGTGCATTCATGATCGCAGGTATCAGTGCTTATAAGCTGCTGCGTCGTAAAGATATGGAGTTCTTCAAGAAATCGTTCAAGATCGGCGTAATCGTCGGTTTGATCGCTTCCTTCGGGACAGCTCTCTATGGTCACCAACAGGCTCAGTACTTGGTTAAGACTCAGCCGATGAAGATGGCCGCAACTGAAGGATTGTGGGGCAAGAGCGGTGATCCGGCTCCGTGGACTGTTTATGCACATATTAACCCAGAGACGGGTAAGAATTCTTTTGAGATCAAAATTCCGTATATGCTCAGCTTCCTGTCTTACAGCAGCTTCTCCGGTGAAGTTAAGGGGATGAACGAACTACAGGCGGAGTATGAACAAACCTACGGTCCTGGGGATTACATTCCACCGGTGCGCACTACATTCTGGAGCTTCCGCATCATGGTAGCGGCTGGGTCGCTAATGATCGTGCTATCGCTGTACGGGGCATATCTGGCATGGCGCAAGAAACTGGATAACAAAAATACATGGTTCTATAGAATTATGCTATGGTCAATTTCACTTCCGTTCATCGCGAACACGGCAGGTTGGATCATGACGGAGATCGGTCGTCAGCCGTGGACGGTATTTGGGTTAATGCAGACGAAGGACAGTGTATCGCCAAGCGTAACATCAGGGCAGCTCCTGTTCTCGCTAATCGCATTTACCGCTATTTTCACTGTGCTTGCCATTTCGATGGTCTATCTATTCGTTAAAACGATTAAAAAAGGCCCTTATGCTGAGGGTACCGATGATAGCCATTCGATCGATCCATTCTCTAAGGAGGGATACCATGTCTCTTAA
- a CDS encoding iron chelate uptake ABC transporter family permease subunit: MSTLEYSNKENVKINPSLHNKNRSARAFRSRKEEKRYWILLITLIALGILSAYGLLVYNNPVPIDSPSFIPVVKRRMVALGAMIIAAICQSLATVAFQSITNNRIITPSLLGFEALYSAIHTSTMFFFGVSAFISFTGVGSFVFQVVLMVLLSLILYGWLLSGKYGNLQIMLLVGIIIGIGLKSLSSFMRRLLAPSEFDILQARLFASVNNADVGYFPIAIPIVIIVAFLIFAYSKKLNVLSLGKDVSPSLGVNHKFGVIYTLVLVSMLMAISTALVGPLTFYGFLVATLSYLAAPTYDHKYIFPMAFAIGFLIITAAYFFMYHVFNAQGVVSVIIELFGGITFLIVVLRKRAL, encoded by the coding sequence ATGAGCACATTAGAATATAGTAATAAAGAAAATGTCAAAATCAATCCTAGCCTTCATAATAAAAATAGATCAGCTAGAGCTTTTCGTTCTAGGAAGGAAGAAAAACGTTATTGGATTTTGCTGATAACATTGATTGCTTTGGGCATTCTTTCAGCGTATGGACTTCTGGTTTATAACAATCCAGTTCCAATAGATTCTCCTTCTTTTATTCCAGTTGTTAAAAGAAGGATGGTAGCTCTTGGTGCAATGATTATTGCAGCAATTTGTCAAAGTTTGGCGACCGTTGCATTCCAATCGATTACGAATAATAGGATTATAACTCCTTCACTTTTAGGTTTTGAGGCACTTTACTCAGCAATTCATACTAGTACAATGTTTTTCTTTGGTGTTAGTGCATTTATAAGTTTTACTGGTGTTGGATCATTCGTATTTCAAGTTGTCCTTATGGTTTTGCTGAGTTTGATACTATATGGATGGTTGCTTTCTGGAAAGTATGGAAATTTACAAATTATGCTTTTGGTTGGAATTATTATTGGAATTGGGCTGAAGTCTTTATCATCTTTTATGAGAAGACTTCTTGCGCCGTCTGAGTTTGATATTTTACAGGCAAGATTGTTTGCTTCTGTCAATAATGCGGATGTTGGCTATTTTCCTATTGCAATTCCAATTGTAATCATCGTAGCATTCCTTATTTTTGCTTATTCCAAGAAATTAAATGTATTGTCACTTGGGAAGGATGTCTCCCCTTCTTTGGGAGTTAATCATAAATTTGGCGTAATTTATACTCTTGTATTAGTTTCTATGTTGATGGCCATTTCAACGGCTTTAGTCGGACCACTTACTTTCTATGGATTTTTAGTGGCAACCTTGAGTTATCTAGCAGCGCCAACGTATGATCACAAATATATTTTTCCAATGGCTTTTGCTATCGGATTCCTGATAATAACGGCTGCATACTTTTTTATGTACCATGTATTCAATGCTCAAGGTGTAGTTTCAGTTATCATCGAACTGTTTGGTGGAATAACATTTCTAATTGTAGTCTTAAGGAAGAGGGCTTTATGA
- a CDS encoding siderophore ABC transporter substrate-binding protein, with amino-acid sequence MRKSNYLKLTVAMLAIFALVLSACSNSNNKPAASNQPAASSQPEKPSTVEITDAHGTVTVPVNPKNVISLDSRTFETLADWGIKLAAAPKDVMPADSPYVKDDSVQNIGNHREPNLEVLAAADPELVIIGQRFASYYEEIKKLVPNAAVIDLNFDVSEKAATPGENLINGLKDSTISLGKIFDKNEEAKQLIADFDKAVEGAKSAYNGTDTVMSVVVSGGNIGFSAPHSGRVWGPMYEIFGWVPALEVDGSSSDHQGDEVSVEAIAQSNPDWLFVLDRDAAVSSTTDAVPAQDVIDNSPALQKVTAVSKGQIVYAPNDTYTNESIETFIEVFENLANTLAK; translated from the coding sequence ATGAGAAAATCTAATTACTTAAAGTTAACAGTTGCCATGCTTGCCATTTTTGCTTTGGTCTTATCAGCTTGCTCGAATTCAAATAATAAACCTGCCGCATCGAATCAACCTGCTGCGTCGAGTCAACCTGAGAAACCTTCAACGGTTGAAATCACTGATGCACATGGAACGGTTACTGTTCCTGTAAACCCCAAAAATGTAATTTCATTGGATAGTAGGACTTTTGAAACTTTAGCTGATTGGGGAATTAAATTAGCGGCTGCTCCAAAGGATGTAATGCCTGCGGATTCACCATATGTAAAGGATGATTCCGTTCAGAATATTGGAAATCACCGTGAACCAAATCTTGAAGTTTTAGCAGCGGCAGACCCTGAACTTGTAATTATCGGTCAAAGATTTGCTAGCTATTATGAAGAGATAAAAAAATTAGTGCCAAATGCAGCTGTTATTGATCTTAATTTTGATGTTTCTGAGAAAGCTGCTACACCGGGAGAAAACTTAATAAATGGACTTAAGGATTCTACAATCTCTTTGGGAAAAATTTTTGATAAAAATGAAGAGGCTAAACAATTGATAGCTGATTTTGATAAAGCTGTTGAAGGTGCTAAGTCTGCATATAATGGAACAGATACAGTTATGAGTGTTGTAGTTTCTGGTGGAAATATTGGTTTTTCAGCTCCTCATTCTGGACGTGTTTGGGGACCAATGTATGAGATTTTCGGATGGGTTCCAGCATTAGAAGTTGACGGTTCCTCTTCAGATCATCAAGGTGATGAAGTTTCTGTTGAAGCTATTGCACAAAGTAATCCTGATTGGCTTTTTGTACTAGATCGTGATGCTGCAGTATCTTCTACAACTGATGCCGTTCCTGCTCAGGATGTTATTGATAATTCACCTGCTCTTCAAAAAGTAACCGCTGTTTCTAAAGGGCAGATTGTTTATGCACCAAATGACACTTACACAAATGAATCCATCGAAACTTTTATAGAAGTATTTGAAAACCTTGCAAATACTTTAGCTAAGTAG
- the cydB gene encoding cytochrome d ubiquinol oxidase subunit II, producing the protein MSLNELWFVLVAVLFIGFFFLEGFDFGVGMSTRFLAKNDMERRVLINSIGPFWDANEVWLLTAGGAMFAAFPNWYATMFSGYYTPLVVLLLALIARGVAFEFRGKVDNTKWKAAWDLSIFCGSLLPPFLLGVVFSGLLKGLPIDGDMEMKAGLFDMVNLYTLVGGITVVVLCLVHGLLFASLRTTGDLQKRARKLAKTMLIPLAALFVIFAVMTYFQTDVFEVRGLPLTLLAVVGLVAFLLAGWFISKQRDGWAFGMTGTLIALSISGVFVGLFPRVMVSSISEAFSLTVYNASSGNYSLKVMTIVALSLLPFVLAYQIWSYFVFHKRVHEKEHLEY; encoded by the coding sequence ATGTCTCTTAATGAGCTTTGGTTTGTATTGGTCGCCGTATTGTTTATCGGCTTTTTCTTCCTGGAGGGCTTTGACTTCGGTGTTGGTATGAGTACCCGTTTTCTGGCTAAGAATGATATGGAACGCCGGGTGCTGATTAACTCGATCGGCCCGTTCTGGGACGCTAACGAAGTCTGGCTGCTTACAGCCGGTGGTGCAATGTTCGCGGCATTTCCGAACTGGTATGCGACGATGTTCAGTGGCTACTATACTCCGCTGGTCGTATTGCTGCTCGCACTCATTGCCCGCGGCGTAGCGTTTGAATTCCGCGGTAAGGTTGATAACACCAAGTGGAAGGCAGCCTGGGATTTGTCCATCTTCTGTGGCAGTCTACTGCCACCATTCCTACTCGGCGTTGTGTTCTCCGGCTTGCTTAAGGGCTTGCCGATCGACGGCGACATGGAGATGAAGGCCGGATTATTCGATATGGTCAACCTGTATACATTGGTTGGCGGAATTACGGTAGTTGTGTTATGTTTGGTGCATGGTCTGCTGTTCGCCTCGCTGCGGACAACAGGAGATCTGCAGAAGCGGGCTCGCAAGCTGGCCAAGACCATGTTGATTCCGCTGGCTGCATTGTTCGTGATCTTTGCAGTTATGACTTACTTCCAGACAGATGTATTTGAAGTTCGCGGCTTGCCGCTGACCTTGCTCGCTGTCGTTGGTCTCGTTGCCTTCCTCTTGGCTGGATGGTTCATTTCCAAGCAGAGAGATGGCTGGGCGTTCGGCATGACAGGGACATTGATCGCTCTCTCGATCTCTGGCGTGTTCGTTGGTTTATTCCCACGCGTCATGGTCAGCTCGATCAGCGAGGCTTTCTCGCTGACGGTCTATAACGCATCTTCCGGGAACTATTCGTTGAAGGTAATGACGATCGTGGCACTTTCGCTGCTTCCATTCGTATTAGCTTATCAAATTTGGAGTTACTTTGTTTTCCATAAGCGTGTTCATGAGAAGGAGCATTTGGAATACTAA
- a CDS encoding catalase: MNNRLTTNQGAPVGDNQNSRTAGQRGPTLLEDYHLLEKLGHFDRERIPERVVHARGAGAHGVFVTEQSMSEYTKAHFLQEIGREIPVFVRFSTVIHGTGSPETARDPRGFAVKFYTEEGNYDLVGNHLPVFFIRDAIKFPDMVHSLKPAPNKNIQDPARYWDFMTLSTESTHMMTWLFSDNGTPANYRQMDGFGVHAFKWINAKGRMTYVKYTWRSKQGVKNLSAAEVQEVQGRDFNHATRDLHDHIEQGDFPQWELNVQLMPVEDLDRWGFDPLDPTKVWPEDHYPLVKVGTMTLNQNPVNYFAEVEQVAFSPSVLVSGIEPSEDKLLQGRLFSYPDTQRYRLGANYLQIPVNCPYAPVRNHQRDGLMNVKQDPSPVNYEPNSSEDSPKEAPEYQDSVVPLSGQAGRERIAKTDDFTQAGELYRSFTSEERDHLISNLVSDLRQTNEQIQLRAICNFFRADSGYGMRLAQELGVDISGFIAQGK; encoded by the coding sequence ATGAATAACCGATTAACGACAAATCAAGGCGCGCCGGTTGGCGATAATCAGAACTCGCGTACAGCAGGACAGAGAGGACCAACATTGCTTGAGGATTATCACCTGCTGGAGAAGCTGGGACATTTCGATCGTGAACGAATTCCGGAACGTGTCGTTCATGCCCGTGGTGCGGGGGCGCACGGAGTATTTGTGACGGAACAGAGCATGTCGGAGTATACGAAGGCTCATTTCCTGCAAGAGATTGGCCGTGAGATTCCGGTCTTCGTTCGCTTCTCTACAGTCATTCATGGAACAGGCTCACCGGAGACCGCCCGTGATCCACGGGGCTTCGCTGTCAAGTTCTATACGGAGGAGGGCAACTATGATCTGGTCGGAAACCATCTTCCCGTCTTCTTCATCCGCGACGCGATCAAATTCCCGGATATGGTACACTCGCTAAAGCCTGCCCCGAATAAGAATATTCAGGATCCGGCCCGCTATTGGGACTTCATGACTTTATCTACGGAATCGACGCATATGATGACCTGGTTATTCTCGGATAACGGCACTCCAGCTAATTACCGGCAGATGGACGGCTTTGGTGTTCATGCTTTTAAATGGATCAATGCGAAGGGCAGGATGACGTATGTGAAGTATACGTGGAGATCGAAGCAGGGGGTAAAGAATTTGTCGGCTGCGGAGGTACAGGAAGTACAGGGGCGTGATTTCAACCATGCGACCCGTGATCTGCACGATCATATTGAACAAGGGGATTTCCCGCAGTGGGAGCTAAATGTGCAGTTGATGCCAGTGGAGGATCTGGACCGCTGGGGCTTCGATCCGCTTGATCCTACCAAGGTATGGCCAGAGGATCATTACCCGCTCGTTAAGGTTGGCACGATGACGTTGAACCAGAATCCAGTCAATTATTTTGCTGAAGTCGAACAGGTTGCCTTCTCACCAAGTGTACTCGTATCGGGAATTGAGCCCTCTGAGGATAAGCTGCTGCAAGGGCGGCTGTTCTCTTATCCGGATACACAGCGCTACCGTCTTGGAGCCAACTATTTGCAGATTCCGGTGAATTGCCCCTATGCTCCGGTACGGAATCATCAGCGTGACGGTTTAATGAATGTGAAGCAGGACCCTTCGCCTGTCAACTACGAACCGAATAGCTCCGAGGACAGTCCTAAGGAAGCGCCAGAGTATCAGGACAGTGTAGTGCCGCTAAGTGGTCAGGCGGGCCGTGAACGGATTGCCAAGACAGACGATTTCACGCAGGCCGGAGAACTGTACCGAAGCTTCACATCCGAGGAGCGTGACCATCTGATCTCAAATCTGGTGAGTGACCTGCGCCAGACAAATGAGCAGATTCAATTGCGGGCGATCTGCAATTTCTTCCGCGCCGACAGTGGATATGGCATGCGGCTGGCACAGGAGCTTGGCGTTGATATTAGCGGATTTATAGCTCAAGGGAAATGA
- a CDS encoding DUF4023 domain-containing protein, protein MDNTHEFVEKLHDKQAKDEANKRRQGKGNPAGQLPSKPHGTQK, encoded by the coding sequence ATGGATAACACGCATGAGTTCGTTGAGAAGCTGCATGATAAGCAGGCCAAGGATGAAGCTAATAAACGACGCCAGGGAAAAGGAAACCCTGCAGGCCAGCTCCCCAGCAAACCGCACGGCACGCAGAAATAA
- a CDS encoding prenyltransferase, producing MLFIITLIGAGAAHLFSNMINDLWDYRSGADTAANNTPEVISTNSGYLDNGTMSERTFAIITWSLLGSAVLCGVVLSIFSGWPILVFSALGGLIAYYYVAPPIQFGYRGKGLSELAILLSFGVLPIMGSYYVQTGDLSFRSALLSLPIGILTTLLLFNHHFLHWQADKQAGKNTLVVVWGEKRALAFSKMLLLLAYASLVLCVVLRILPFYSLIGLITAIPLYRVYGRLKEHNPSTAYLPLMGASQKASVRCGLIMIVTLLIQGIIQ from the coding sequence ATGCTTTTTATAATTACATTAATCGGTGCAGGTGCGGCGCATCTGTTCTCGAATATGATCAATGATCTATGGGATTACCGCAGTGGAGCGGATACGGCAGCCAACAACACTCCTGAGGTGATCTCGACCAATTCCGGTTATCTGGATAACGGTACAATGTCTGAGAGAACCTTTGCTATAATCACCTGGTCATTGCTCGGCTCGGCTGTACTCTGCGGCGTCGTGCTTAGTATATTCAGCGGCTGGCCCATTCTTGTCTTCTCGGCACTGGGGGGACTGATCGCGTATTACTATGTGGCGCCTCCTATCCAGTTTGGATACAGGGGCAAAGGCCTTAGTGAGCTGGCAATCCTGCTCTCTTTTGGCGTTCTGCCCATTATGGGGTCATATTACGTGCAGACAGGAGATTTGAGCTTTCGCTCAGCCCTGCTGTCGCTGCCGATCGGGATTCTGACGACACTGCTGTTGTTTAATCACCATTTCTTACACTGGCAAGCGGACAAGCAGGCCGGCAAAAATACATTGGTCGTCGTATGGGGAGAGAAACGGGCTTTGGCCTTCTCCAAAATGTTACTGCTGCTTGCTTATGCTTCACTGGTGCTTTGTGTTGTACTACGAATCCTGCCGTTCTATTCCCTGATTGGACTAATAACGGCGATTCCGTTATATCGGGTATATGGCAGATTGAAGGAGCATAATCCTTCTACGGCATATTTGCCGCTAATGGGGGCTTCACAGAAGGCATCGGTCCGCTGTGGCCTGATTATGATTGTAACATTATTGATCCAAGGCATTATTCAATAA
- a CDS encoding ABC transporter ATP-binding protein, producing the protein MNSVKPIITIRDLRKRYGDRYVLNGVDLDVYPGQIIGYIGPNGAGKSTTVKIMLGLVGEYSGEVSIIGQSPDAGDVEYKRRIGYVPEIAEMYDTLTPREYLTFIGELYGLSMDEAEYKARKLMNRFGMEQVFNQRIASFSKGMKQKVLIISSLLHNPDILFLDEPLSGLDANSVMVVKEILALLAASGKTIFYSSHMMDVVEKISNRIILLDGGRVVADGSFEELKGKSQEGSLEQIFNQLTGFNEHKQIAEQFVAIVRGEADV; encoded by the coding sequence ATGAACAGTGTAAAGCCGATCATAACAATTCGGGATTTACGTAAGCGCTACGGGGATCGATACGTACTTAACGGGGTCGACCTGGATGTCTACCCCGGACAAATTATCGGGTACATTGGACCGAATGGCGCTGGGAAGAGCACGACAGTGAAGATCATGCTTGGACTTGTGGGGGAATATTCAGGCGAAGTCAGCATAATAGGCCAAAGCCCTGACGCTGGAGACGTGGAGTATAAACGCAGAATTGGTTATGTGCCGGAGATTGCTGAGATGTACGATACGCTAACACCTCGAGAGTATTTGACTTTCATTGGTGAGTTGTACGGTTTATCGATGGATGAAGCAGAGTATAAGGCGCGCAAATTGATGAACCGCTTCGGGATGGAACAGGTGTTCAATCAGCGCATTGCATCTTTCTCCAAAGGGATGAAGCAGAAGGTGCTGATCATATCCAGCCTGCTGCATAATCCGGATATTCTGTTTCTGGATGAACCGCTTAGCGGCCTTGACGCTAACAGCGTTATGGTAGTGAAGGAGATATTGGCGTTGCTGGCTGCGTCGGGCAAGACGATCTTTTATTCCTCGCACATGATGGATGTAGTGGAGAAGATTAGCAACCGTATTATTCTGCTCGATGGGGGACGAGTTGTTGCGGATGGCAGCTTCGAAGAGCTGAAGGGAAAGAGTCAGGAGGGATCACTGGAGCAGATATTCAATCAGTTGACAGGCTTCAATGAGCATAAACAGATTGCTGAGCAATTCGTGGCCATTGTGAGAGGTGAGGCGGATGTATGA